The Candidatus Aminicenantes bacterium nucleotide sequence AATCCACCAGCAGACCTTCAAAGGCGTCCACTTTAATGCGCGGATTCTTGTTAAAGCATTGGTGAATCATTTCCAGGCGTTCATCCAGGGTGAACAGGGGTTGCTTTTCGGGGTTGGTCAGTACGGCCACGGTGATGTGGTCGAAAATGCGCAAGCCCCGTTCAATGATGTCGATGTGGCCGTTGGTGACGGGATCGTAGGATCCGGGGTAAACCGCGTTTTTGGTATTACTCATGATCAACCTCTAAGGATTTGAGCCAAAGGCGCAGGCGCTGCTTCAGGGTTTCCAGGTCTTTGTCGTTGGCCAGAACGAAATCCGCAACCCGCATGCAATCGCCCACTCGCTGGCCGTCCGGGGGTTCGTTTTCGCCCCATTCCCGTTCCAGGCGTGCCAGCAATTCCGCCTCCGTCAGGCGGTCCGTCTCGCGGGCCCGGGATAGCAGGCGCTGCATGATCTGGGGCAGCGGCGCATCCACGCCCAGCAGGAAAAATGCAGGCAGTTTGCGCAGGGCCTCCACTTCGGCGGGGTTGCGGATGCCGTCTATTACCCAGTGGATGGTGTCAACCTGTTTGCGGATTTGGGCGGCTACCTTTGCGCCCAGAACGCCGCCGCCGCCTTCGCGGCGCATGCGGTTGCCGATGTCCTGCATCCGGGCGCGGTTGACCGGACGTCCCAGGCGCCGGGCTTCCCGGCGCACCATGTCCGACAGGGAAATGTAGACAAATCCATCCGCCTCCAGGAGGCGGGCCACTTCACCTTTGCCGGAGCCCATGCGTCCGGTCAGGCCGATATGCAGCCTGGATCCTGACATTTCAGCCCAGGTAGCGATCGCGGTCGTCGATGATGTCATGGGTTTGCCAGTCCTGAATCCAGTCATCCGCCTGGAACACCCGCCAGGGCGGGTCGCCTTCCGTAACGGAGCAGACCACGCGTCGCAGGCCGGCGTTGATGATCATTTTCTTGCAGATAAAGCAGGGAAAGGCGTTGAGCACGCGTTGGTCTTTCCGGTACTCGCCGTGAATGAACATATCGCCTCCCAAGAGGCTTACTCCGGCGCGGGCGGCGTTGATAATGGCGTTCTGCTCGGCGTGCACGGAGCGGCAAAGTTCGTACTGGGTGCCCGAGGGGATATTGAGTTTCTGGCGCAGGCAGAATCCGTGGTCCAGTGAACTGCGCGTCTTGCGTGGCGCCCCCACGTAGCCCGTGGCGATGATCTGGTCTTCTTTCACGATAATGGCTCCCATCAACACCTTCAGGCAGGTGGAACGGGTGGCCACTACGCGGGCGATGCTGAGGTAATAACGGTCCTTCTTCGGTCTGTCCACGCTCATTGCCCAAGTGTACTCCAACCTTTTATCGGATTGCAAGCGTAGTACAACAACCAGGTTGTCAAAGCAGAAACGGTTATGGTAATGTTCAAGGACATCGTGAAAATTTTGGCTGAGAAAAGAGACATCGATATAATTGAATTCGAAGGCATTACTTTT carries:
- a CDS encoding dCMP deaminase family protein; protein product: MSVDRPKKDRYYLSIARVVATRSTCLKVLMGAIIVKEDQIIATGYVGAPRKTRSSLDHGFCLRQKLNIPSGTQYELCRSVHAEQNAIINAARAGVSLLGGDMFIHGEYRKDQRVLNAFPCFICKKMIINAGLRRVVCSVTEGDPPWRVFQADDWIQDWQTHDIIDDRDRYLG